From one Trifolium pratense cultivar HEN17-A07 linkage group LG1, ARS_RC_1.1, whole genome shotgun sequence genomic stretch:
- the LOC123902841 gene encoding histone H2A variant 1: protein MAGKGGKGLVAAKTTAANKDKDKKKPTSRSSRAGIQFPVGRIHRQLKQRVQANGRVGATAAVYLASILEYLTAEVLELAGNASKDLKVKRITPRHLQLAIRGDEELDTLIKGTIAGGGVIPHIHKSLINKTAKE, encoded by the exons ATGGCAGGAAAAGGTGGAAAGGGACTTGTTGCTGCGAAAACCACTGCCGCTAACAAAGACAAAGACAAGAAGAAACCCACTTCTCGATCTTCTCGTGCTGGAATCCAG TTCCCTGTGGGTAGGATCCACAGACAGCTGAAACAAAGAGTCCAAGCTAATGGACGTGTGGGAGCAACAGCTGCTGTGTATTTAGCATCCATTCTGGAGTATCTGACAGCTGAAGTTCTCGAGCTCGCTGGAAATGCAAGCAAAGATCTGAAGGTGAAGAGGATAACACCAAGGCATTTGCAGCTTGCTATTAGGGGAGATGAGGAACTTGATACCCTTATTAAGGGAACAATTGCTGGTGGTGGTGTCATTCCTCACATTCACAAGTCCTTGATCAACAAAACTGCAAAGGAATGA
- the LOC123890163 gene encoding uncharacterized protein LOC123890163 encodes MSYLSLRGILESEKLVGSNYDDWYRSLRIVLMHEKLIDIIDKPAVVAPVDLNDNEATKTYEKYLEQSLTAKCIILASMSSNLQRQHEDMNPPEIIEHLKKMYGGQSKTARYQLSKTQFRLMCLR; translated from the coding sequence ATGTCTTATTTGTCACTCCGCGGAATACTTGAATCTGAAAAATTGGTTGGATCCAATTATGACGATTGGTACCGTAGCCTGAGAATTGTTCTCATGCATGAAAAATTGATTGACATCATTGACAAACCTGCTGTGGTTGCACCGGTTGACCTAAATGACAATGAAGCAACCAAGACTTATGAGAAGTATTTGGAACAAAGCCTTACTGCTAAGTGTATCATCCTTGCATCTATGAGTTCCAATCTTCAGAGACAACATGAGGATATGAACCCTCCTGAAATCATTGAACATCTTAAGAAGATGTACGGTGGACAGAGTAAGACAGCTAGATATCAGTTATCTAAAACTCAGTTCAGGCTCATGTGCTTAAGATGA
- the LOC123902940 gene encoding uncharacterized protein LOC123902940, producing the protein MPFMMKIQPIDFQLDEEITRVEPVKPVVKSRLKRLLERQFSGVLRISASEKIAGGGLEPHLCKEGFNIADDFEPSSVCLAKMVTNYIEENQSASASTKCGRNRCNCFNRNCEDSSDKESESLSGYSASEAYEILKGLVACKSTGERDLLTDTAKIVDKNKLCKRKDSFCRKIVAEALSSLGYDASVCKSRWEKSKSPSHPAGEYEYIDVMLGNERLIIDIDFKSEFEIARSTKSYKMILQNLPYIFVGKCDRLQSIVAIVSEAGKQSLKKKGMHVPPWRRVEYVKAKWLSTYTRITVHTQKEKVLKENCVTESSGEDEKTVVVEWKPPELKPKGSIAGVKVVTGLAVVFEDDNP; encoded by the exons ATGCCTTTTATGATGAAAATTCAACCGATCGATTTTCAGTTAGATGAGGAGATTACTCGAGTCGAACCGGTTAAGCCGGTTGTCAAGTCACGGCTGAAGCGGCTTCTCGAGCGTCAATTCTCCGGCGTTCTGAGAATTTCTGCTTCTGAGAAGATCGCCGGTGGTGGTTTGGAACCGCATTTGTGTAAGGAAGGATTTAATATCGCCGATGATTTCGAACCAAGCTCGGTTTGTTTGGCAAAAATGGTGACAAATTACATTGAGGAGAATCAATCTGCTTCTGCTTCTACCAAATGTGGACGAAATCGTTGTAACTGCTTCAATAGAAACTGTGAAGATAGCTCCGACAAAGAGTCAGAATCGCTTAGCGGTTATTCAGCGTCTGAAGCATATGAAATCCTCAAG GGTTTGGTAGCTTGTAAAAGTACCGGTGAGAGAGATCTTCTAACAGACACTGCAAAGATTGTTGATAAGAATAAGTTATGCAAACGCAAAGACAGTTTCTGCAGAAAGATTGTTGCCGAAGCTTTATCATCTCTTGGATACGATGCTTCCGTTTGTAAATCTCGCTGGGAAAAATCAAAATCTCCTTCACATCCAGCTG GGGAATATGAATATATTGATGTGATGTTAGGGAATGAACGGTTGATAATTGACATTGATTTTAAATCAGAATTTGAGATTGCTAGATCTACTAAATCGTACAAGATGATTCTCCAGAATCTTCCTTACATATTCGTTGGAAAGTGCGATCGTTTACAGAGTATCGTGGCTATTGTATCCGAGGCGGGGAAGCAGAGTTTGAAGAAGAAGGGAATGCATGTTCCACCGTGGAGGAGAGTCGAATATGTGAAAGCTAAATGGCTCTCAACTTATACAAGAATAACTGTCCATACACAAAAAGAGAAGGTTTTGAAGGAAAATTGTGTTACTGAGAGTTCTGGTGAAGATGAGAAGACGGTGGTTGTCGAATGGAAGCCGCCGGAGTTGAAGCCGAAGGGTTCAATTGCTGGGGTTAAGGTTGTGACTGGTTTGGCAGTGGTGTTTGAGGATGATAACCCGTAA